The following coding sequences lie in one Methylotuvimicrobium alcaliphilum 20Z genomic window:
- a CDS encoding YcgL domain-containing protein, translating into MQCFIYKSLKKEELYLYIDKKDDFTEVPDTLFKSMSPMQFVMELELTSDRKLAREDSGKVIESLKAKGFFVQMPPILLSGGGKIQ; encoded by the coding sequence ATGCAGTGTTTTATTTATAAAAGTCTAAAAAAAGAAGAGCTTTATTTGTACATCGATAAAAAAGACGACTTTACCGAAGTGCCGGATACTTTGTTCAAGTCAATGAGTCCGATGCAATTCGTGATGGAACTCGAGTTGACGTCGGATAGAAAATTGGCCCGCGAAGATTCAGGGAAAGTGATCGAGAGCCTTAAAGCCAAGGGCTTTTTCGTGCAAATGCCGCCAATATTGCTTTCGGGAGGTGGTAAAATTCAATGA
- a CDS encoding sulfotransferase domain-containing protein, which yields MENKKTIFIHIGYPKTGTTTLQNHFFSNIEDIQYLGKFYDKENKFVFEDELIAKIIFNDEVRSQISSTLDDSVIKNKAILSEEAFLFDCLRISRVKGKDYLPSCNNIAMALRRAFDENRYDVKILISIRKHDDMIASLYAQSYTHYYSKYNETDTFLKFLSLFLEDKSEHAFKKALDYNDVVSQYKKIFGDRNIHVIVFEQLQHDPKEFYNNLCDFLGVDGNCIQKEFIDKQENIRSTSHGYKRIRKTTLLDKLYFFKEKYLPIAKIKLTKRQKEWLRSIVLSKNDHISKSISMSFEQRKAILDIYEDANKKLSQSFKLSLGKYGYYKD from the coding sequence ATGGAAAATAAAAAAACAATATTTATTCATATTGGTTACCCAAAAACAGGGACGACTACCTTGCAAAACCATTTTTTTTCAAATATTGAAGATATACAATATTTAGGTAAATTTTATGATAAGGAAAATAAATTTGTATTCGAAGATGAACTGATAGCTAAAATCATTTTCAATGATGAAGTCAGATCGCAAATAAGCAGCACTCTTGATGATAGCGTAATAAAAAATAAAGCTATTCTTTCAGAAGAAGCATTTTTATTCGATTGCTTGCGGATATCAAGGGTAAAAGGGAAAGATTATTTACCTAGTTGTAATAATATTGCCATGGCTTTAAGAAGAGCATTTGATGAGAATCGATATGACGTAAAAATTCTAATTTCAATAAGAAAGCATGATGACATGATAGCATCTCTTTATGCGCAATCGTATACGCATTATTATTCTAAATATAATGAGACGGATACTTTTTTAAAATTTTTAAGTTTATTTTTAGAAGATAAAAGTGAGCATGCATTTAAAAAAGCTCTGGATTATAATGATGTTGTTTCTCAATATAAAAAAATATTCGGCGACAGAAATATCCATGTAATCGTATTCGAACAACTCCAACATGATCCTAAAGAATTTTATAATAATTTATGTGATTTTTTGGGTGTCGATGGCAATTGCATACAAAAAGAATTCATAGATAAGCAAGAGAATATTCGAAGCACTAGTCACGGTTATAAGAGAATAAGAAAAACGACGCTTTTGGATAAGTTATATTTTTTCAAAGAAAAATATTTGCCTATTGCTAAAATCAAGCTTACAAAAAGACAAAAAGAATGGTTGCGTTCGATTGTGCTTTCAAAAAATGATCATATTAGCAAGTCCATATCTATGAGTTTTGAGCAAAGGAAGGCGATTTTGGATATCTATGAAGACGCTAACAAAAAATTATCCCAGAGTTTTAAGCTAAGTCTGGGGAAGTATGGCTATTACAAGGACTGA
- a CDS encoding CPBP family intramembrane glutamic endopeptidase, with translation MAKSSFDSSRFFTTACNFEGSLILVAALLGWFAGINPFADLYFSEQALFYGIVGTVPLFIFFFALEQINIPSIRKIRSLLVDTLGSGLKTCHWTDIFFLAAIAGFSEELLFRGLIQPWIEASWGIAAGLIGSNIIFGLVHAVTPLYALLATLIGIYLGLAMDFGGERNLMTPMIIHGLYDFLAFLMIMKSFRRGSE, from the coding sequence ATGGCCAAATCCTCATTCGACTCTTCCCGCTTTTTTACCACCGCCTGCAATTTCGAAGGCTCGCTGATTCTAGTCGCCGCTTTGTTGGGCTGGTTCGCCGGTATTAACCCTTTTGCCGATCTTTATTTTTCCGAACAAGCGCTTTTTTACGGTATTGTCGGCACGGTGCCGTTATTTATATTTTTTTTCGCGCTAGAGCAAATCAATATCCCGTCGATTCGTAAAATTCGCAGCTTACTGGTCGACACTTTGGGTTCCGGGCTGAAAACGTGCCATTGGACCGATATTTTTTTTCTCGCCGCGATCGCCGGATTTTCAGAGGAGTTATTATTTAGAGGATTGATTCAACCGTGGATCGAAGCGTCTTGGGGTATAGCGGCGGGGCTTATCGGCAGTAATATCATTTTTGGATTGGTCCATGCCGTGACACCGCTTTATGCGCTACTGGCAACCTTAATCGGTATTTATCTCGGCTTGGCAATGGACTTCGGCGGCGAAAGAAACCTGATGACGCCGATGATCATTCACGGACTCTACGATTTTCTGGCGTTTTTGATGATTATGAAATCGTTCCGTCGCGGTAGCGAATAG
- a CDS encoding EAL domain-containing protein, translated as MNRKKPVNLLLVEDDLADQMSFKRFVKQEQLPYDYTIAGSVAEAVDLLKKQTFEIVLADHALGDGTAFDIVDYIPMATPIIFVTGSGNEAVAVKALKLGAADYLTKDLNGEYLHLIPITIDNVLKAKAVEAELESYRRHLEKLVEERTAELRLEIDYRKRAEERLMQEKERAQVTLKSIGDAVIVTGDTGLIEFINPAAEKLTEWRHAEALGRPIDEVFHIIDEKTRKPLPNPVAQCLSEGEAKILMSGTVLIDRLGREYAIQDSAAPIRGEGNEIQGVVLVFSDVSHARRLSRELAYQASHDPLTGLVNRREFETRLNRVLQTRKVCEDQFAFCYLDLDQFKVINDTCGHTAGDELLKQVTSLLQRKVRKRDTLARLGGDEFGVLMEHCGIEQAERLADELREIIADYRFNWNNQSFHIGVSIGLMAITEEFNCLNDLLMVADASCYAAKDAGRNRVFVYQKNDEEIRRLSGQMQWVAKLNDALDHKRFQLYRQPICTTGTQNGEHYEILVRILSADREVILPGAFIPAAERYGLMSRIDEYIIENTLLWFAEHSGALADLSMCSINLSGQTLGSDSAQHCIQAALKKFNLPADRFCFEVTETAAIANLNQATRFMGALKTLGCRFALDDFGSGLSSFAYLKNLPVDFLKIDGMFVKDICCDPVDLAMVKSINEIGHLLGKQTIAEFVETEEIYLHLLELGVDYAQGFWLGRPEPLGE; from the coding sequence ATGAACCGGAAAAAGCCGGTAAACTTGCTGTTAGTCGAAGACGATTTGGCCGATCAGATGAGTTTCAAGCGCTTTGTCAAGCAAGAGCAATTACCTTACGACTATACGATTGCAGGATCGGTGGCTGAAGCGGTTGATCTGTTGAAAAAACAGACTTTCGAGATCGTGTTGGCCGACCATGCGCTCGGCGACGGTACCGCATTCGATATCGTCGATTATATTCCGATGGCAACGCCGATTATTTTCGTGACCGGCAGCGGCAATGAAGCCGTCGCCGTGAAGGCTCTGAAGCTGGGTGCCGCCGATTATTTGACCAAGGATCTCAACGGCGAATATCTGCATCTCATCCCTATTACAATCGACAATGTTTTAAAAGCGAAAGCGGTCGAGGCGGAACTGGAATCTTACCGCCGGCATCTCGAAAAATTAGTTGAAGAACGTACCGCCGAATTGCGTTTGGAAATCGATTACCGCAAGCGGGCCGAGGAAAGGCTGATGCAGGAAAAAGAGCGCGCACAAGTAACCCTCAAATCGATCGGCGATGCGGTGATCGTCACCGGCGATACGGGCCTGATCGAGTTCATCAATCCCGCCGCCGAAAAACTGACCGAATGGCGGCATGCCGAAGCACTCGGCCGCCCTATCGATGAAGTTTTCCATATTATCGACGAAAAAACCCGAAAGCCATTGCCGAATCCGGTCGCGCAATGTTTATCCGAGGGTGAGGCGAAAATTCTGATGAGCGGCACAGTTTTAATCGATCGATTGGGCCGCGAATATGCGATACAGGATTCGGCGGCTCCGATTCGCGGGGAAGGTAACGAAATTCAAGGCGTAGTTTTGGTATTCAGCGATGTCAGTCATGCCCGACGTTTATCGAGAGAGCTGGCCTATCAAGCGTCGCACGATCCATTGACGGGCTTGGTCAATCGCCGCGAATTCGAGACGCGGCTGAACCGCGTATTGCAGACTCGTAAAGTATGCGAAGATCAATTTGCGTTTTGCTATCTCGATCTCGATCAATTCAAAGTGATTAACGATACTTGCGGACATACCGCCGGCGATGAATTACTCAAGCAGGTTACTTCATTGCTGCAGCGTAAGGTACGCAAACGGGATACGTTGGCGCGCTTGGGCGGCGACGAATTCGGGGTGCTGATGGAGCATTGCGGAATCGAGCAGGCTGAACGATTGGCCGATGAGCTGCGCGAAATCATTGCCGATTATCGATTCAACTGGAACAACCAAAGCTTTCATATCGGAGTCAGCATTGGCTTGATGGCGATCACCGAGGAGTTTAACTGCTTGAACGATTTGTTAATGGTTGCCGATGCCTCTTGTTATGCCGCGAAAGATGCCGGACGTAATCGAGTTTTTGTCTATCAAAAAAACGACGAGGAAATTCGCCGGCTATCCGGGCAAATGCAATGGGTCGCCAAACTCAACGACGCGCTCGACCATAAACGCTTTCAATTATACCGTCAACCTATCTGCACGACCGGAACGCAAAATGGCGAGCATTATGAAATTTTGGTCAGGATTTTGAGTGCCGACCGGGAGGTCATTTTGCCCGGCGCATTTATTCCGGCCGCCGAGCGCTACGGCCTAATGAGCCGAATCGACGAATATATCATCGAAAATACGCTGCTTTGGTTTGCCGAACATTCGGGCGCATTGGCCGATTTGTCGATGTGTTCGATCAATTTATCGGGACAAACGCTCGGTTCAGATTCCGCTCAGCATTGTATTCAGGCGGCGCTAAAAAAATTCAATTTACCGGCGGATCGCTTTTGTTTTGAAGTCACCGAAACCGCCGCGATTGCCAATTTGAACCAAGCGACTCGATTTATGGGGGCTTTGAAGACGCTCGGGTGCCGTTTTGCGTTGGACGATTTCGGCAGCGGCTTGTCGTCGTTCGCCTATCTGAAAAATCTGCCGGTGGATTTTCTAAAAATCGACGGAATGTTTGTCAAGGATATTTGTTGCGATCCGGTCGATTTGGCGATGGTCAAATCGATCAATGAAATTGGGCATTTGCTTGGCAAACAAACGATTGCCGAATTCGTCGAAACCGAAGAGATCTATTTGCATTTATTGGAATTAGGCGTCGACTATGCGCAAGGCTTTTGGTTGGGTCGTCCCGAGCCGTTGGGCGAATAA
- a CDS encoding flippase produces MLNNIPNRIRSIIKKRGFIRYLNNILWLMSEKVLRIVAGLLVGIWVARFLGPEQFGVLSYVLSFTAIFGCVAKLGFDGILIRDLVNEPNERDKYLGTAFWLKIIGAILALTFIAIILPFTSNDATTNLYIFIIGAGIIFQGFEVIDFYFQSKVQGKVVSICKTIQLALSSLIKIYLVLVKAELLWFVLVVLVDSLSLAISYIVAYRLQKKPTFYRIFDLAIARKLLKESWPMIISGVAISVYMKIDQVMIKEIMGPVSVGYYAVAVRLTEVWLFITAAVTTSLFPAVLNAKKVDEKLYYQRLLNLYRLLILISVVISIAITLFSEEIVETAFGSEYLPSVGILIIYIWSNIFIFMNNGSRMWYTAENKQKLISFNLVVGAVINVVLNLILINHYGLIGAAFATLISYFLAIYLGNAIFKGTRINFKLQTKALLTFYWISWDKNGK; encoded by the coding sequence ATGTTGAATAATATCCCTAATAGGATTAGATCGATTATCAAAAAGCGAGGGTTTATACGTTATTTGAATAATATCCTATGGCTAATGAGCGAGAAGGTCTTACGCATAGTCGCCGGGTTGCTTGTTGGAATATGGGTGGCTCGATTTCTGGGGCCGGAACAATTTGGTGTGTTGAGTTATGTGCTTTCGTTTACCGCTATTTTTGGGTGTGTGGCAAAATTAGGTTTTGACGGGATATTGATAAGGGACTTAGTAAACGAGCCGAATGAACGTGACAAGTATTTGGGAACGGCATTTTGGTTGAAAATTATAGGCGCAATTCTAGCCTTGACATTCATCGCTATTATTCTTCCTTTCACATCAAACGATGCGACGACTAATCTATATATTTTTATTATAGGGGCGGGAATAATTTTCCAAGGTTTTGAGGTTATTGATTTTTATTTTCAATCTAAAGTACAAGGAAAAGTCGTTTCTATTTGCAAGACTATTCAGCTAGCATTGTCGTCGCTTATCAAAATATATTTGGTTTTGGTTAAAGCGGAGCTTTTATGGTTTGTACTCGTTGTGCTTGTCGATAGTCTTAGTCTTGCCATCAGTTATATTGTCGCCTATCGATTACAAAAAAAACCAACATTTTACCGAATATTCGATTTAGCTATTGCCAGAAAGCTACTTAAAGAATCCTGGCCGATGATAATATCCGGTGTTGCTATATCGGTTTATATGAAAATCGATCAAGTAATGATTAAGGAGATTATGGGGCCTGTATCGGTGGGTTATTATGCCGTTGCAGTAAGGTTAACAGAAGTATGGTTATTTATTACTGCTGCGGTGACTACCTCATTATTTCCAGCCGTATTGAATGCAAAAAAAGTCGACGAAAAGTTGTATTATCAAAGGCTCTTAAACTTATATAGGCTTCTGATACTTATTTCGGTTGTAATATCGATAGCAATTACTTTGTTTTCGGAAGAAATTGTCGAAACTGCTTTTGGTTCCGAATACTTGCCGTCAGTCGGTATTTTAATTATTTATATATGGTCTAATATATTTATTTTTATGAATAATGGTTCCAGGATGTGGTATACGGCTGAGAATAAGCAAAAGCTGATATCGTTTAATTTAGTTGTCGGAGCGGTGATTAATGTTGTGCTTAATTTAATACTCATTAACCATTATGGTCTTATTGGCGCTGCTTTTGCGACTTTAATTTCTTATTTTTTGGCTATATATTTAGGCAATGCCATTTTTAAAGGAACTAGAATAAACTTCAAGCTTCAAACTAAGGCGTTGTTGACATTTTATTGGATCAGTTGGGATAAAAATGGAAAATAA